In Streptomyces sp. P3, one DNA window encodes the following:
- a CDS encoding NAD(P)-dependent oxidoreductase, producing MRVLLTGHQGYLGTVMAPVLTAAGHEVVGLDAGLFADCVLGPTPADPPGHRVDLRDVTAEHVAGVDAVIHLAALSNDPLGSLAPELTYDINHHASVRLARLAREAGVGRFLYASTCSVYGAAGGDDLVAEDAPLRPVTPYAESKVRVEDDLHALADGDFSPVYMRNATAFGYSPRLRADIVLNNLVGHALLSGEVLVLSDGTPWRPLVHAADIARAFAAALVAPREAVHDRAFNIGSETNNVTVAEIAGQVAEAVTGAKVVITGENGADPRSYRVDFSRFRTAIPGFDCEWSVKRGALELADAYREHGLTRETFEQRFTRLAVLRAASDAGAVDDTLRWRR from the coding sequence ATGCGCGTACTGCTGACCGGACACCAGGGCTATCTGGGAACCGTGATGGCCCCCGTGCTCACGGCCGCCGGGCACGAGGTGGTCGGTCTCGACGCCGGCCTGTTCGCCGACTGCGTCCTCGGTCCGACGCCCGCGGACCCGCCGGGGCACCGGGTGGACCTGCGCGACGTCACGGCCGAGCACGTGGCCGGGGTGGACGCCGTGATCCACCTGGCCGCGCTGTCCAACGACCCGCTGGGATCGCTGGCGCCGGAACTCACCTACGACATCAACCACCACGCGTCCGTGCGGCTCGCCCGGCTGGCCCGCGAGGCCGGGGTGGGGCGCTTCCTGTACGCGTCGACCTGCTCGGTGTACGGCGCCGCCGGCGGCGACGACCTGGTCGCCGAGGACGCCCCGCTGCGCCCGGTGACGCCGTACGCGGAGTCCAAGGTGCGGGTGGAGGACGACCTGCACGCGCTCGCCGACGGCGACTTCAGCCCGGTGTACATGCGCAACGCCACCGCCTTCGGCTACTCGCCCCGGCTGCGCGCCGACATCGTGCTGAACAACCTGGTGGGTCACGCGCTCCTGTCCGGCGAGGTGCTCGTGCTCTCCGACGGCACGCCCTGGCGCCCGCTGGTGCACGCCGCCGACATCGCCCGCGCCTTCGCGGCCGCGCTGGTCGCGCCGCGCGAGGCGGTGCACGACCGGGCGTTCAACATCGGCAGCGAGACCAACAACGTCACGGTCGCCGAGATCGCCGGGCAGGTCGCCGAGGCGGTGACCGGCGCGAAAGTGGTCATCACCGGGGAGAACGGCGCCGACCCGCGGTCGTACCGGGTGGACTTCTCCCGGTTCCGCACGGCGATCCCCGGCTTCGACTGCGAGTGGTCGGTGAAGCGGGGCGCGCTCGAACTCGCGGACGCCTACCGCGAGCACGGACTGACCCGGGAGACCTTCGAGCAGCGCTTCACCCGGCTCGCGGTACTGCGCGCGGCGTCCGACGCCGGCGCCGTCGACGACACCCTGCGGTGGCGCCGATGA
- a CDS encoding PIG-L deacetylase family protein, which yields MIRLGAGRLDRIVAVGAHCDDIAIGAGGTLLTLCLARPGIRVDALVLSGGGGEREQEERAALAAFCPGADLRLTVLKLPDGRLPSHWGEAKDAVEELRGQTEPDLVLAPRTDDAHQDHRGLAKLVRTAFRDHLVLGYEIVKWDGDLGRPSGYQPLSAEIAEQKVRLLQEHYPSQRHRPWYDREAFLGLARIRGIECHARYAEAFAVTKLTLDLGE from the coding sequence GTGATCCGGCTCGGCGCGGGGCGCCTGGACCGGATCGTCGCGGTGGGCGCGCACTGCGACGACATCGCCATCGGCGCCGGCGGCACCCTGCTGACGTTGTGCCTCGCGCGGCCGGGCATCCGCGTCGACGCGCTGGTGCTCTCCGGCGGCGGGGGTGAGCGCGAGCAGGAGGAGCGGGCCGCGCTCGCGGCCTTCTGCCCGGGCGCCGACCTGCGGCTGACCGTGCTCAAGCTGCCCGACGGCCGGCTGCCGTCGCACTGGGGCGAGGCGAAGGACGCGGTGGAGGAGCTGCGCGGGCAGACCGAACCGGATCTCGTCCTCGCCCCGCGCACCGACGACGCGCACCAGGATCACCGCGGCCTGGCGAAACTGGTGCGCACCGCGTTCCGCGACCACCTCGTGCTCGGCTACGAGATCGTCAAGTGGGACGGCGATCTCGGCCGTCCGTCCGGGTACCAGCCGCTGTCCGCGGAGATCGCCGAACAGAAGGTGCGGCTGCTGCAGGAGCACTACCCCTCGCAGCGGCACCGGCCCTGGTACGACCGGGAGGCCTTCCTCGGGCTGGCCCGGATCCGCGGCATCGAATGCCACGCGCGCTACGCCGAGGCGTTCGCCGTCACCAAACTCACTCTCGACCTGGGGGAATGA
- a CDS encoding glucose-1-phosphate cytidylyltransferase, translating into MKVVLFCGGYGMRMRSGAADDVPKPMAMVGPRPLIWHVMRYYAHFGHTEFVLCLGYGAHHIKDFFLNYEETTSNDFVLRGGRTELLSTDISDWTITFAQTGIESPIGERLRRVRHHLDGDEMFLANYADVLTDAPLPEMIDNFARRDAGASMMVVPPQSSFHCVDLGEDGLVGGITAVSDMPLWENGGYFVLRQEVFDHIPEGGDLVADGCAQLAKRGRLVAHQHRGFWKPTDTVKERAALDEAYARGERPWAVWERDGARAGAGTGAA; encoded by the coding sequence ATGAAGGTCGTACTGTTCTGCGGCGGTTACGGGATGCGGATGCGCAGCGGCGCCGCGGACGACGTGCCCAAGCCGATGGCGATGGTCGGGCCGCGACCGCTGATCTGGCACGTCATGCGCTACTACGCGCACTTCGGGCACACGGAGTTCGTCCTGTGCCTCGGGTACGGGGCCCACCACATCAAGGACTTCTTCCTCAACTACGAGGAGACGACGTCCAACGACTTCGTGCTGCGAGGCGGACGGACGGAGCTGTTGTCCACCGACATCTCGGACTGGACGATCACGTTCGCGCAGACCGGCATCGAGTCGCCGATCGGGGAGCGGCTGCGCCGGGTGCGGCACCACCTGGACGGCGACGAGATGTTCCTCGCCAACTACGCGGACGTGCTGACCGACGCCCCGCTGCCGGAGATGATCGACAACTTCGCCCGGCGCGACGCCGGTGCGTCGATGATGGTGGTGCCGCCGCAGTCCTCGTTCCACTGCGTGGATCTGGGCGAGGACGGCCTGGTGGGGGGCATCACCGCGGTGAGCGACATGCCGCTGTGGGAGAACGGCGGCTACTTCGTGCTCCGTCAGGAGGTCTTCGACCACATCCCGGAGGGCGGTGACCTGGTGGCCGACGGATGCGCCCAACTGGCCAAGCGCGGGCGGCTGGTGGCGCACCAGCACCGCGGCTTCTGGAAGCCGACCGACACGGTGAAGGAGCGGGCCGCGCTCGACGAGGCGTACGCCCGGGGCGAGCGCCCGTGGGCCGTGTGGGAACGGGACGGTGCCCGGGCGGGCGCCGGGACGGGGGCCGCGTGA
- a CDS encoding class I SAM-dependent methyltransferase, which yields MTRCRLCGSAALASVVDLGATPPCESFLAADRLDDPEPAYPLHLRVCTDCWLAQIPPLITPEETFKEYAYFSSFSTSWVEHARTFVADAVERVGLRPDAFVVEVASNDGYLLRHVVDRGIRCLGVEPSVNVGAAARDAGVPTLTEFLSPQTGSAVRAEHGPADLVVANNVYAHIPDVVGFTQGLRALVADDGWVSIEVQHLLTLIEENQYDTIYHEHFQYYTVASAIRALASGGLALVDVELLPTHGGSIRLWARPAEVAGEPSRRVAEVLDREKAAGLQELSGYTEFSARVAKVRRDLLRFLIDAAERGETVVGYGAPGKGNTLLNHCGIRPDLLSYTVDRNPYKHGRFTPGTRIPILAPEQIAVDRPDYVLVLPWNLRAELVEQLSFVHAWGGRLVFPIPELSIVEVTS from the coding sequence ATGACACGATGCCGACTCTGCGGCTCGGCGGCGCTGGCGAGCGTCGTCGACCTGGGGGCGACCCCGCCGTGCGAGAGCTTTCTCGCCGCGGACCGACTGGACGATCCGGAACCGGCGTACCCGCTGCATCTGCGGGTCTGCACCGACTGCTGGCTCGCGCAGATCCCGCCGCTGATCACGCCGGAGGAGACGTTCAAGGAGTACGCGTACTTCTCCTCGTTCTCGACCTCGTGGGTGGAGCACGCGCGCACGTTCGTCGCCGACGCCGTGGAGCGGGTGGGCCTTCGCCCCGACGCCTTCGTGGTCGAGGTCGCGAGCAACGACGGGTATCTGCTGAGGCACGTGGTGGACCGGGGGATCCGCTGCCTCGGCGTCGAGCCCTCGGTGAACGTCGGCGCCGCGGCACGGGACGCGGGCGTGCCCACGCTCACGGAGTTCCTGAGCCCGCAGACCGGCTCGGCCGTCCGCGCCGAGCACGGCCCGGCGGACCTGGTCGTGGCCAACAACGTGTACGCGCACATCCCCGACGTGGTCGGCTTCACCCAGGGGCTGCGCGCCCTGGTCGCCGACGACGGCTGGGTCTCGATCGAGGTGCAGCACCTGCTGACGCTGATCGAGGAGAACCAGTACGACACGATCTACCACGAGCACTTCCAGTACTACACGGTCGCCTCCGCGATCCGGGCGCTGGCGAGCGGCGGACTCGCGCTGGTGGACGTCGAGTTGCTGCCGACGCACGGCGGCTCCATCCGGCTGTGGGCCCGGCCGGCCGAGGTGGCCGGCGAGCCGAGCCGGCGGGTGGCCGAGGTACTGGACCGGGAGAAGGCCGCGGGGCTGCAGGAGCTGTCCGGGTACACCGAGTTCTCCGCCCGGGTGGCCAAGGTGCGCAGGGACCTGCTGCGGTTCCTCATCGATGCGGCCGAGCGCGGCGAGACGGTCGTCGGCTACGGCGCGCCCGGCAAGGGCAACACCCTGCTCAACCACTGCGGCATCCGGCCAGACCTGCTGTCCTACACGGTCGACCGCAACCCCTACAAGCACGGCAGGTTCACCCCGGGCACCCGCATCCCGATCCTGGCGCCCGAGCAGATCGCCGTCGACCGGCCGGACTACGTCCTGGTCCTCCCGTGGAACCTGCGGGCCGAGCTGGTCGAGCAGTTGTCGTTCGTGCACGCCTGGGGCGGCCGGCTGGTCTTTCCCATACCGGAACTGAGCATCGTCGAGGTCACGTCATGA
- a CDS encoding glycosyltransferase — MHVVVVHNRYASAQPSGENKVVDQEVALLRGAGHRVEVFERRSDDIAARSLPGKAAIPLLVPWNPAVRGELAARLRAERPDVVHVHNVFPLLSPAVLAACADAGVPAVATLHNYTQVCPPGTLQRDGRPCTECVGTAPLPAVRHGCYRNSRLATVPLAVSLSVNRRRWWSGVERFFCISAAQRDVLVRSGMPAERLAVKHNFVPDPDDRRVGAGEHLLYLGRLAEAKGVRLLMAAWDELAAGGGVGVPLVIAGTGPLEREVAAWAAGRDDVRYVGLYDSAQCREAIARSVAVVVPSTWLEAFGLVVVEAMAAGVPVVAAGHGAFVELVEEGVTGLLHRPGEAASLASCLRRITDGPVRNQEMGRAARRRYEQGFSPAVGLERLVEGYRAAIAGRSGGGDSPPPVGDNSTGSRRGRPRERDGGSR; from the coding sequence ATGCACGTCGTCGTGGTGCACAACCGCTACGCCTCGGCGCAGCCGAGCGGGGAGAACAAGGTCGTCGACCAGGAGGTGGCGCTGCTGCGCGGGGCCGGGCACCGGGTGGAGGTGTTCGAGCGGCGCAGCGACGACATCGCCGCCCGGTCGTTGCCGGGCAAGGCCGCGATACCGCTGCTGGTGCCGTGGAACCCCGCGGTGCGCGGAGAACTCGCCGCGAGGCTCCGCGCCGAGCGGCCGGACGTGGTGCACGTCCACAACGTCTTCCCGCTCCTGTCGCCCGCGGTGCTGGCGGCGTGCGCCGACGCCGGTGTGCCCGCCGTCGCCACGCTGCACAACTACACCCAGGTCTGCCCGCCCGGCACCCTGCAGCGGGACGGCAGGCCGTGCACCGAGTGCGTCGGAACCGCGCCGCTGCCCGCCGTCCGGCACGGCTGCTACCGCAACTCCCGGCTGGCGACGGTGCCGCTCGCGGTCAGTCTGTCGGTCAACCGGCGGCGGTGGTGGTCCGGCGTGGAGCGGTTCTTCTGCATCTCCGCCGCGCAGCGCGACGTCCTGGTGCGGTCCGGCATGCCGGCCGAACGGCTGGCGGTGAAGCACAACTTCGTGCCCGATCCGGACGACCGCCGCGTGGGCGCAGGCGAGCATCTGCTCTACCTGGGCCGGCTCGCGGAGGCCAAGGGCGTGCGGCTGCTCATGGCCGCCTGGGACGAGCTCGCCGCCGGCGGCGGTGTGGGCGTCCCACTCGTGATCGCGGGCACGGGGCCGCTGGAGCGGGAGGTGGCCGCCTGGGCGGCGGGCCGCGACGACGTGCGCTACGTCGGCCTGTACGACTCGGCGCAGTGCCGCGAGGCCATCGCCCGGTCGGTGGCCGTGGTGGTTCCCTCCACCTGGCTGGAGGCCTTCGGCCTGGTGGTGGTGGAGGCGATGGCGGCCGGGGTCCCGGTCGTCGCCGCCGGGCACGGCGCCTTCGTCGAACTCGTCGAGGAGGGGGTGACCGGGCTGCTGCACCGGCCGGGCGAGGCGGCTTCGCTCGCGTCGTGCCTGCGCCGGATCACGGACGGACCGGTCCGCAACCAGGAGATGGGCCGGGCGGCCCGGCGACGGTACGAGCAGGGCTTCAGCCCGGCCGTCGGCCTGGAGCGCCTGGTGGAGGGGTACCGCGCCGCGATCGCGGGGCGGTCCGGCGGCGGGGACAGCCCGCCGCCGGTAGGGGACAACAGCACTGGCTCGCGGCGGGGGCGCCCGCGCGAGCGGGATGGGGGCAGTAGATGA